The following is a genomic window from Blattabacterium cuenoti.
TTTTAGTAGTAATTATTTCAATAATAATCAATAAAATATAACCTCCATCTAGTGATGGAATTGGAAAAAAATTTACAAATGCTAACCAAATTGATAAAGTACCTGTTAATACCCAAAATACTTCCCAATTCCATTCAGAAGGAAGTTCTTTTGCTATTGAAAAAAAACTACCAAGTTGTTTATAAGCTTTAGTTTTAAAATAAAAAACATTTTTAAAAAATAAAATTTGATTTTTAAGTACCATATAGGTATGTATTGCCCCATGATAAATACATCCTAACATAGAATATGTTTTTTTTTCAAAAGAAAAAATTTGATCCATATCTACAAAACTTTTCAAATAAATTCCTATAATACCTTTGTTATCTAAAATAAGTTGTTTGTTCATTAATTGTTCATTTCTATTAAAAGAAATAGAAACAAGTTTATTTTTATTTTTATATAAAATATCTTTAATTTGATCTGAAAATAAAATTAAATCTGAATTAATTGATAATATTTCATCATTTTTTTTAAGTCCACATTTATACGCTAAAGAATCTTTAATAACAGAATTTATTATTGGAGGAACACGAGGTTTTATGATAAAATTAAATTCTTTTTTATCAAAAATAATTCTTTTTTTTTCATTTTTTAATGACAAATGAATAATGTTTCCCATACGATCAACTGTAATATCTTCACCCAATAAAATTTCTTTTGAAATATCATTGAAATATGGAATAAATTTACCATTTACAAATAATATTTTATCTCCATTTTGCAACCCTATTTCTTTTCCTAAAGAATCAACTTCAATTCCATATTTAACATTTTGAGTAGGTAACTTTACTTCTCCATATAAAAATAATAAACCAGAAAAAATAAAAATTGATAATAATACATTGAAAATAATTCCTCCCGATACTATTAATAATCTTTTTATTGAAGATTTAGAACAAAATTTTATATTATTATTTGATATTTTTTCTCTTATTGAAGAATCAACACGCATATTCTGTTCTTCTCTACTCATTCCATATATTTTAACATATCCACCTAAAGGGACCCATCCTATTCCATAAATAGTTTTTCCTATTTTTTTTTTACAAATAGAAAACCAAGGATCAAAAAATAAAACAAACTTTTCTACATGTACTTTAAAAAGTTTAGAAAATGCAAAATGACCTAATTCATGAACAATTACTAAAATAGAAATACATAGTAACATTTGTATGGTTTTCACCAAAATTTGTATCATAAATGATTATAATTAAAAAAGAAAATAAATTTAAATATTTTTAATCATTAAAAATATATTTTATTTAGTTCTTCTATTTATATTTATTATAATAAAATTGCATAATTTTGAATTTATCTGACCTTAAAACAGGAGAAAAAGGAATTATAAAAGGATATAAAAATAATAATTTTCCAATTAAATTATTGGAATTAGGAGTATTACCAGGTGTAAAATTTGAAATTATTTTTATATCTATTTTTTCCGATTCATTATGTATCAGTTATGATTTATCTTGTTTAGCATTACGTAAACAAGAAGCAGAGAATATCCTCGTAGAACCTATTAATTTATGCAAAAAAAAAATAAATTAGTTCTTATTGGAAATCCCAATGTTGGCAAAACATCTTTATTTAATCAATTAACTGGATTAAATCAAAAAGTAGGAAATTATTTAGGTGTAACCGTTGATAAAAAAATAGGATATTTCTATCATCATAAACTATCTTATCAAATCATAGATCTTCCTGGAACGTATAGTCTTTATCCATCATCAAAAGATGATGAAATTATTGGAACTATTTTAAATAATGAAAAAAATAAAGATTATCCAGATATAACACTTTTTATAGCAGATTCTTCAAATTTAAAAAAAAGTCTATTATTATTTAAACAAATACAAGATTTAGGCATACCAATTTTATTGATTTTAAATATGCTTGATGAAGCAAAAAGAAAAGGAATTATTTTAAATGTAAAAAAATTGAAACAAATTCTTTCTACAGAAATAGTATTAATTAATGCTAGAACAGGAGAAGGAATTATCAAATTAAAAAATAAAATCAATTTTTTAAACGCAAAAAAAAAATTTATTCGTTATCATAATAATTCTACGTTTTTGTCTTCTTCAATTCTGTATTTAAAAGCTGTTAAAAAAATTCAACAATATTATAATATTAATATTTATAAAGCTTGGTATTATTTAGCATGCCAAAATTTAGAACAACATACATATATCAAACAAATTAAAAATAAATATAATATTATTTCAAAAAGATTACAAGTCAAAGAAATTTTTAACAGATATGAAGAAATAGAAAAAATTATTTCCCAAACGGTTCACATTTCTTGTCATGAAAAAACAAAAAAAATTATTAATTTTTCAAACAAAATTGATAACTATTTTTTCATTCATCCATTTTGGGGGTATTTTATTTTTTTTTTATTTCTATTTTGTATTTTTCAAAGTATTTTTATTTGGGCAAGTCTACCAAAAAAATTATTAGAATTTTGTTTTTTATTTATTCAAAAAAAATTAGAAAACGTTTATCCTGGTCCTATCAATGATTTTATATTACATGGAATTTTACCAGGGATTAGTATTATTTTCACTTTTATTCCACAAATTGTTATTCTATTATTTTTTATTCTTCTTATGGAAGAAACAGGTTATATAAATAGAGTGATATTTTTAATGGATAGACTAATGCGACCTTTCGGATTAAATGGTAAAAGCGTAGTCCCAATTATTTCTAGTCTTGCTTGTGCTATTCCTGCTATTCTTTCTTCTAGACATATTGAAAATTATAGAGAACGATTAATCACAATCTTAGCAACTCCTTTTATTACCTGCTCAGCTAGATTACCAGTGTATTCACTGATTATTTCTATTATTATTCCAGATAAACAATGGTTAGTTTTTCATTTAAGAGGAATTGTTTTAATGGGAATGTATTTATTAGGATTTTTAACTTCATTAAGTATTTCCATGATTTTTCATATTTTTTTAAAAAAAGATTATAAAAGTCATCTAATCATGGAAATGCCAACATATAAATGGCCAATTTTAAATAATATATTAATATCATTATGGATTCATATCAAATCATTTATTTTTCATACTGGAAAAATGATATTACTAATTAGTGTATTAATTTGGAGTTTAGGAAATATAGGCCCTTCTAATACAACAATAAATAAATACTTTATGATACAAAAACAAAACTTAAATCATTCTTACTTAGGTATTATAGGCAAAAAAATCGAACCATTTATTTCTCCATTAGGATATGATTGGAAAATAGGAATAGGATTACTTTCTTCTTTTGTTGCTAGAGAAGTTTTTGTAAGTACAATGGCTACCGTGTATAGTATAGAACAAAATAATTATCATCATCCGTTAAAAGAAAGAATGAAAAAAGAAATTGATGTAAATAGTAAACAACCTATTTATAATTTAGCTACAGGATTTTCTTTATTATTTTTTTATGCATTTTCAATGCAATGTATGAGCACATTATCTATTATAAAAAAAGAAACTAAAACATGGAAATGGGCAATTATACAATTTATTTTAATGACTTTTTTAGCTTATAGTTCTTCTTTTATTATTTTTCAAATTTTAAAAACATAACATGACAAATTATATTTTACAATATATGATACTTGGCTTTATTTTCATACTTTCTATAATTTATTTTTTAATTTTTTTTTGTAAAAAATTTATTTTTTTTTTTAAAAAAAAAAATAAATGCGATAAAAAATGCAATTGCAATAAACTATAAAATAAATAATGTTGTATTATAATCTATTTGATGCATTAAATTCTATTGAAAAATAGATAAATTTTTTAAAAAATTCTGATAAAGA
Proteins encoded in this region:
- the rseP gene encoding RIP metalloprotease RseP, which produces MIQILVKTIQMLLCISILVIVHELGHFAFSKLFKVHVEKFVLFFDPWFSICKKKIGKTIYGIGWVPLGGYVKIYGMSREEQNMRVDSSIREKISNNNIKFCSKSSIKRLLIVSGGIIFNVLLSIFIFSGLLFLYGEVKLPTQNVKYGIEVDSLGKEIGLQNGDKILFVNGKFIPYFNDISKEILLGEDITVDRMGNIIHLSLKNEKKRIIFDKKEFNFIIKPRVPPIINSVIKDSLAYKCGLKKNDEILSINSDLILFSDQIKDILYKNKNKLVSISFNRNEQLMNKQLILDNKGIIGIYLKSFVDMDQIFSFEKKTYSMLGCIYHGAIHTYMVLKNQILFFKNVFYFKTKAYKQLGSFFSIAKELPSEWNWEVFWVLTGTLSIWLAFVNFFPIPSLDGGYILLIIIEIITTKTISEKFVEKSNIIGFFIISCIMFIIIIWDIFKVFFS
- a CDS encoding FeoA family protein, with the protein product MNLSDLKTGEKGIIKGYKNNNFPIKLLELGVLPGVKFEIIFISIFSDSLCISYDLSCLALRKQEAENILVEPINLCKKKIN
- the feoB gene encoding ferrous iron transport protein B, with the translated sequence MQKKNKLVLIGNPNVGKTSLFNQLTGLNQKVGNYLGVTVDKKIGYFYHHKLSYQIIDLPGTYSLYPSSKDDEIIGTILNNEKNKDYPDITLFIADSSNLKKSLLLFKQIQDLGIPILLILNMLDEAKRKGIILNVKKLKQILSTEIVLINARTGEGIIKLKNKINFLNAKKKFIRYHNNSTFLSSSILYLKAVKKIQQYYNINIYKAWYYLACQNLEQHTYIKQIKNKYNIISKRLQVKEIFNRYEEIEKIISQTVHISCHEKTKKIINFSNKIDNYFFIHPFWGYFIFFLFLFCIFQSIFIWASLPKKLLEFCFLFIQKKLENVYPGPINDFILHGILPGISIIFTFIPQIVILLFFILLMEETGYINRVIFLMDRLMRPFGLNGKSVVPIISSLACAIPAILSSRHIENYRERLITILATPFITCSARLPVYSLIISIIIPDKQWLVFHLRGIVLMGMYLLGFLTSLSISMIFHIFLKKDYKSHLIMEMPTYKWPILNNILISLWIHIKSFIFHTGKMILLISVLIWSLGNIGPSNTTINKYFMIQKQNLNHSYLGIIGKKIEPFISPLGYDWKIGIGLLSSFVAREVFVSTMATVYSIEQNNYHHPLKERMKKEIDVNSKQPIYNLATGFSLLFFYAFSMQCMSTLSIIKKETKTWKWAIIQFILMTFLAYSSSFIIFQILKT